From a single Candidatus Tumulicola sp. genomic region:
- a CDS encoding phosphopentomutase has protein sequence MAGPSAIVVVIDSGGVGAAEDAAKFSDDSRVNTLGNTATAAHGLKLPTLQRLGLGCLTRIAGVEPTQSPLASWARLREASNGKDTITGHWEMMGIVVRNAFPTYPKGFPADVIERFEAIVGRKVLGNKTASGTEVIEELGPEHMKSGRPIVYTSADSVFQIATHESIVPLPMLYEWCIGARGILTGPDRVNRVIARPFAGEPGRFVRTAGRRDYAVPPPSPSILDLLTQAGVPTSGVGKIQDIYCCQGIAAGGRTADNQEGIAKTVEWLNAGQGGFCFTNLNDFDSKYGHRRDPDGYAKALLALDKSLPEILNRLKTGDRLIITADHGCDPTAPGSDHTREFAPLLDYRPGVKSQALGEIDSFAQVGWRVLETFGLPRPAEPLFV, from the coding sequence GTGGCAGGTCCGTCCGCCATCGTTGTGGTCATCGACTCCGGCGGCGTCGGCGCCGCCGAAGACGCCGCGAAATTTTCCGACGATAGTCGCGTCAACACGCTTGGCAATACCGCGACCGCGGCGCACGGTCTCAAACTGCCGACGCTTCAACGCCTTGGGCTCGGCTGCCTCACGCGCATCGCCGGCGTCGAGCCGACGCAGTCGCCGCTCGCGTCGTGGGCGCGCCTTCGCGAAGCGAGCAACGGCAAGGACACGATCACCGGTCATTGGGAGATGATGGGCATCGTGGTGCGCAACGCTTTCCCGACGTATCCGAAAGGTTTTCCGGCGGACGTGATCGAGCGCTTCGAAGCGATCGTAGGTCGAAAGGTGCTCGGCAACAAGACCGCGTCGGGCACCGAGGTCATCGAAGAGCTTGGTCCGGAGCACATGAAGAGCGGCCGGCCCATCGTATACACGTCGGCGGACTCCGTCTTCCAGATCGCGACGCACGAGAGCATCGTGCCACTGCCGATGTTGTACGAATGGTGCATCGGTGCGCGCGGGATCCTGACCGGGCCGGATCGGGTCAATCGCGTCATCGCTCGGCCGTTCGCAGGTGAGCCGGGACGTTTCGTTCGCACCGCCGGACGCCGCGACTACGCCGTGCCGCCGCCGAGCCCCAGCATCCTCGATTTGCTGACGCAAGCGGGTGTGCCGACGAGCGGGGTGGGGAAGATACAAGACATCTACTGCTGCCAGGGTATTGCAGCGGGGGGCCGAACTGCGGACAACCAGGAAGGAATCGCCAAGACCGTCGAGTGGCTCAATGCGGGACAGGGCGGTTTTTGCTTTACCAACCTCAACGACTTCGACTCCAAATACGGCCACCGACGCGACCCCGACGGCTACGCCAAGGCCCTCCTCGCGCTCGACAAAAGTTTGCCGGAAATCTTGAATAGATTGAAGACTGGAGACCGCCTGATCATCACGGCCGACCATGGATGCGACCCCACCGCTCCAGGCTCGGACCATACCCGTGAATTCGCGCCGTTGCTCGATTATCGGCCCGGCGTCAAAAGCCAAGCTTTGGGGGAGATCGATTCGTTCGCACAAGTCGGCTGGCGCGTCTTGGAGACGTTCGGATTGCCGCGACCTGCGGAGCCGCTGTTCGTATGA
- a CDS encoding O-antigen ligase family protein, whose protein sequence is MVSLLQLLPPVVDQTLQRTPLTALSAIVFALVGLGALYVTLRRPPLALGLLAFAIPFAFYRDIGSVTTLTAEKMIVLGVAIGLLIKGAPLAPKSPAVRRILLAGLLVLAAIALSATHATFITPVVRETLKQLEYLLIFWCGANLALMYKESGTWFEAGVVGASLLVVGVAAAQAIFGGAPSGIIVNNHALPRVAGTLEGPNQLAGFLEVGLPVLFLSPLLMQDRLRVVRWIAIALAVAVMILTQSRAGMAIALLVYAALWLIDRRAARATLAPFAIGALAGLGVALWWYWGVAHDIASALLRLVLYMWPQDPGGVGTRNELWQAAITLFQRQPVFGVGAGNFELLLPTVGLNGVQTHANSLWLQTLAEQGVVGLAAFVAFTIVALREWVIGMSQSWLARAALLATAGLLLHQVFDYLFFFPKVGLLWWLLLGVAAAHVTALQSQTAPAHRPAPQTQALEKQADPVA, encoded by the coding sequence GTGGTAAGCTTACTCCAGCTGCTCCCCCCCGTCGTCGATCAGACTCTCCAACGCACCCCTCTTACGGCACTCTCCGCTATCGTGTTCGCGCTGGTGGGGCTCGGCGCGCTCTACGTCACCCTGCGGCGGCCGCCGCTGGCGCTCGGACTGCTCGCCTTCGCGATCCCCTTCGCTTTTTATCGCGACATCGGCAGCGTCACCACGCTGACCGCCGAGAAGATGATCGTGCTGGGCGTCGCGATCGGTCTGCTGATCAAGGGTGCACCGCTCGCGCCGAAATCGCCGGCGGTCAGACGCATCCTGCTGGCCGGTCTGCTGGTATTGGCTGCGATCGCGCTGTCCGCGACGCACGCAACGTTCATCACGCCCGTCGTGCGCGAGACCCTCAAGCAACTCGAGTATCTGCTGATCTTCTGGTGCGGCGCGAACCTGGCGCTCATGTACAAAGAGTCCGGGACTTGGTTCGAAGCCGGCGTCGTCGGTGCATCGCTCCTGGTCGTAGGAGTGGCGGCGGCGCAGGCGATCTTCGGCGGCGCGCCGTCGGGCATCATCGTCAACAATCACGCGTTGCCCCGCGTGGCGGGCACGTTGGAAGGGCCCAACCAGCTGGCCGGTTTTCTGGAAGTCGGGCTGCCCGTGCTGTTCTTATCCCCGCTGCTGATGCAAGACAGGCTGCGGGTCGTGCGCTGGATCGCAATCGCCCTTGCGGTCGCAGTTATGATCCTCACGCAATCGCGCGCGGGCATGGCCATCGCGCTGTTGGTCTACGCGGCGCTGTGGCTGATCGATCGGCGCGCGGCGCGCGCCACGCTTGCGCCCTTTGCCATCGGCGCGCTCGCCGGGCTCGGCGTCGCGCTGTGGTGGTATTGGGGGGTCGCGCATGACATCGCCTCCGCGCTGTTGCGGCTCGTGCTGTACATGTGGCCGCAAGATCCCGGCGGCGTCGGCACGCGCAACGAATTGTGGCAGGCGGCGATCACGCTGTTCCAAAGGCAGCCGGTGTTCGGCGTCGGCGCGGGCAATTTCGAGCTGCTGCTTCCGACCGTTGGGTTGAACGGCGTGCAGACGCATGCGAACAGCCTATGGTTGCAGACCTTGGCCGAACAGGGCGTCGTGGGGCTGGCGGCGTTCGTCGCGTTCACGATCGTCGCGCTGCGCGAGTGGGTCATCGGCATGAGCCAATCGTGGCTCGCGCGCGCCGCGCTGCTCGCGACGGCCGGCCTGCTGCTGCACCAGGTCTTCGACTACCTGTTCTTCTTCCCGAAGGTCGGATTGCTGTGGTGGCTGCTGCTGGGAGTCGCCGCCGCGCACGTGACGGCGCTTCAGAGTCAGACCGCGCCCGCGCACCGACCCGCACCGCAAACGCAGGCGCTGGAAAAACAAGCCGACCCCGTCGCATGA
- a CDS encoding sugar transferase produces the protein MNIGPLARSDAERAQQMSALAALASSAQSGAKAPALQNVNGHVSNGASRSAHWLNAERRVPAAWHVFKRVSDIALSVAMLAVLSPLFAVIALAIKLSSRGPVLFSQTRVGRSGREFRFYKFRTMVDGAHLLHDHAAHLNERDGPALKISNDPRVHDVGWFLRRSSLDELPQLWNVLRGDMSFVGPRPGLPKEVQSYQPHYLQRLTVLPGITGLWQVSGRANVSFRRWMAMDVWYVRHWSPLVDFWILAKTVPAVIRGEGAW, from the coding sequence ATGAACATCGGGCCGTTGGCGCGCAGCGACGCGGAGCGCGCGCAGCAGATGTCCGCACTGGCCGCGCTCGCAAGCAGCGCGCAGTCCGGGGCTAAAGCCCCGGCACTACAAAACGTTAACGGACACGTCAGCAACGGTGCGAGCCGCAGCGCCCACTGGCTCAACGCCGAGCGTCGTGTGCCGGCGGCATGGCATGTCTTCAAGCGCGTATCCGACATCGCGTTGAGCGTGGCGATGCTCGCCGTGCTTTCACCGCTGTTCGCGGTGATCGCCCTTGCGATCAAACTGTCGTCGCGCGGGCCCGTCCTGTTCTCGCAGACGCGCGTCGGCAGATCCGGGCGTGAGTTCCGCTTCTACAAGTTCCGCACGATGGTGGACGGGGCACACCTGTTGCACGATCACGCCGCGCACCTGAACGAACGCGACGGCCCCGCGCTGAAGATCTCGAATGACCCGCGCGTGCACGATGTCGGCTGGTTTCTGCGCCGCAGCAGTCTTGACGAACTGCCGCAGCTCTGGAACGTGCTGCGCGGCGACATGAGTTTTGTCGGTCCCCGCCCCGGATTGCCCAAAGAGGTCCAAAGCTATCAGCCGCATTACTTGCAGCGGCTCACGGTGCTGCCCGGCATCACCGGCCTGTGGCAAGTGAGCGGGCGCGCGAACGTTTCGTTCCGCCGCTGGATGGCGATGGACGTTTGGTACGTGCGGCACTGGTCGCCGCTCGTCGACTTTTGGATCCTGGCCAAGACGGTGCCGGCGGTCATCCGCGGGGAAGGCGCGTGGTAA